Sequence from the Streptomyces sp. R33 genome:
GGTCCAGCGCGAACTGCCCGTCCGCGTCCCGCCCGGGCCCCTCCGTCCCGGCGAGCAGCCCGGCCACGGTGACGGCGCCCTGTACGGGGGTGTGCGCGGCCAGGCAGACGCGCAGGCCCAGCTCGCGGGCGGCCGCCAGCAGGGCCTGCGGCTCGGCGCGGGCGGCCTCGCCGCCGGTGTGGGTGACCAGGCCGTGGCCGGAGACGGCGCGGATGAGGTCGGCGCCGGGGCCGGTGGCGGCCTTCTCCCAGTCCGCCGGGTCGTCGAAGGTGTTGGCCAGCCGGGCCAGGCCGTCGGCCAGGCTCTCCTCGGCGAGCGCGTACCCCTCGAGGCCGACGAGGACGCGTACGGGCTGCTCCTCGCCTTCGGCGACGGGCGGGCCGAGCGGTTCGTGGAAGACGAGGACGGCGCCCTCGCCGATGGCCTGCTCCAGGGACGCGGCGGGGTCGGGGACCCCGTACCGGGCGAGGGCGGACTCCAGGGTGGGGGCCTCCAGGGCGGTGTGCCCCTTGACCGCGGCCTGCTCCAGCAGCCAGCCCAGGAGGGAGGCGGCACGCCGTTCGTCGCCGGGACCGGCCTCGGGGCCCAGCAGGGCCCGGGCGAAGCCGTCGGCCTGGGTGGGACGGACGCCGGGCACGGCGAGGAGCCGCCAGGGGTCGTGCGCGAGCTGCTCCGCGGCGTCTTCGCCGAGGGCGGTGGCGGCGGGCCCGGCCAGCGCCTCGGGGGCGCCGCCACGGGCCAGTACGGCGCGCACGCCTTCGATGCCGGCGGCGGTGGGGGCGGGGGCGGGGGGCGGTGTGGGACGGGGGGCCGGTTGCGCGGCGGGGGCGGCGGGCTTGCGGGGCGCGGTCGGGGCTTCGTCGAAGTACACCGGGGAGGGCTTCTCCCCGCTCTCCACGGCCCGTACGGCGGCCAGCAGGTCGGCGGCCTTGCCGCTGAGCTTGGCTCCGGCGTCGACCGGTCCCTGCCGTTCCGCCTTGCGGCGGGCGATGCGCTCGCGCTCGATCTTCTGGGCGGCCAGCTCGGCCTCGGCCTCGCTGAGCGCGGGCGCCGCCTCGCCCTTCTCGGTGGGGGAGTCCGCCTCCGCGGCGCCGCCGTCGGCCCCCGGCTGGGCCGGGTCGTCCCGGCCCGGCTGATCCGCATCGGGCTCCGAGCCGGCGGCGGGGGGCCGGGCG
This genomic interval carries:
- a CDS encoding helix-hairpin-helix domain-containing protein; protein product: MSTDRRAASAEDPATPGPRPEATAPTEPPQPADGAAASGTAGSEVGGPGAEPTVPGTGGVGESPAGPTPGEPHTARPPAAGSEPDADQPGRDDPAQPGADGGAAEADSPTEKGEAAPALSEAEAELAAQKIERERIARRKAERQGPVDAGAKLSGKAADLLAAVRAVESGEKPSPVYFDEAPTAPRKPAAPAAQPAPRPTPPPAPAPTAAGIEGVRAVLARGGAPEALAGPAATALGEDAAEQLAHDPWRLLAVPGVRPTQADGFARALLGPEAGPGDERRAASLLGWLLEQAAVKGHTALEAPTLESALARYGVPDPAASLEQAIGEGAVLVFHEPLGPPVAEGEEQPVRVLVGLEGYALAEESLADGLARLANTFDDPADWEKAATGPGADLIRAVSGHGLVTHTGGEAARAEPQALLAAARELGLRVCLAAHTPVQGAVTVAGLLAGTEGPGRDADGQFALDLLVVLDAPQLDVETAAALVESVPDGARLVLSGDPGVFGSAGPGRVFGDVLAARACPQLVSRTPDPGPIGELVSGVGIGELNQVDAPGKEVVIVPVRDAGEAVHRAVQLVADSVPRAFGIPADAVQVITPGHGGSAGTRALNAALKERLNPGPGRFGGFDPGDRVVHVPSPGRAAAARVVSADAQGLHLDAAGAQIVVPKEQVESQVRHGWAVTAHQAVGARWPAVVVVLPGDAAQALSRDWVYTAFGRAERHLSVVHGVDQALPHAVAEVLPKPRTTRLTGLLRALAAAAQDQPE